From a region of the Streptomyces tirandamycinicus genome:
- a CDS encoding HNH endonuclease, which produces MRDTLVLNASFEPLSTVTLNRAVVLVLQDKAVVEQSHPALRVRAAAVELPVPRVIRLCRYVRVPFRRQAPWSRRGVLVRDQHRCAYCGKRATTVDHVVPRSRGGADNWLNTVASCAEDNHRKADRTPEQAGMPLLHQPFVPTPADAMLLALRAGERSPLPEWLGQLGGHPAERPPLTSAA; this is translated from the coding sequence ATGAGGGACACACTGGTACTGAATGCGAGCTTCGAGCCGCTGTCGACGGTGACGCTCAACCGCGCGGTGGTGCTGGTACTGCAGGACAAGGCCGTCGTCGAGCAGTCCCACCCCGCGCTCCGGGTGCGCGCGGCCGCGGTGGAGCTACCGGTGCCGCGGGTGATCAGGCTCTGCAGATACGTACGGGTGCCGTTCCGAAGACAGGCGCCGTGGTCGAGACGGGGCGTGCTGGTACGGGACCAGCACCGGTGCGCCTACTGCGGGAAGCGGGCGACGACCGTGGACCATGTGGTGCCGCGGTCGCGGGGCGGTGCGGACAACTGGCTGAACACGGTCGCGTCCTGCGCCGAGGACAATCACCGGAAGGCGGACCGCACCCCGGAGCAGGCCGGGATGCCCCTGCTGCACCAGCCGTTCGTGCCGACGCCGGCGGACGCGATGCTGCTCGCGCTCCGGGCGGGTGAGCGGTCGCCGCTGCCGGAGTGGCTGGGGCAGCTCGGCGGCCACCCGGCGGAGCGGCCCCCGCTGACGTCGGCGGCCTGA
- a CDS encoding sporulation protein, with translation MGFKKLLASLGAGGASVETVLTEDNVVPGGVVQGEVRIQGGSVNQQIEGLSVGLQARVEVEGGDQEVKQDIEFVKQRLGGAFEVQAGAVHVVPFGLEIPWETPITSIAGQRLRGMDIGVTTELEIARAVDSGDLDPIHVHPLPAQQAILDAFIQLGFRFKSADMERGHIRGTRQRLPFYQEIEFFAPQQYRGLNQVEVTFIADDREMDVVLEMDKKPGLFSEGSDSYRAFTVNLHDFQGTDYAAYLNQWLAEVGGRRNWL, from the coding sequence ATGGGCTTCAAGAAGCTGCTCGCGAGCCTCGGTGCCGGCGGTGCCTCGGTCGAGACGGTGCTGACCGAGGACAACGTCGTGCCGGGCGGGGTCGTCCAGGGCGAGGTGCGTATCCAGGGCGGTTCGGTGAACCAGCAGATCGAGGGGCTGTCCGTCGGTCTGCAGGCGCGGGTCGAGGTCGAGGGCGGCGACCAGGAGGTCAAGCAGGACATCGAGTTCGTCAAGCAGCGTCTCGGAGGTGCCTTCGAGGTGCAGGCCGGCGCCGTGCACGTGGTGCCGTTCGGGCTGGAGATCCCCTGGGAGACGCCGATCACGTCGATCGCCGGCCAGCGGCTGCGCGGCATGGACATCGGGGTGACGACCGAACTGGAGATCGCCCGCGCCGTGGACTCGGGTGACCTGGACCCGATCCATGTGCACCCGCTGCCTGCGCAGCAGGCGATCCTGGACGCGTTCATCCAGCTGGGCTTCCGCTTCAAGAGCGCCGACATGGAGCGCGGCCACATCCGGGGGACGCGCCAGCGGCTGCCCTTCTACCAGGAGATCGAGTTCTTCGCGCCGCAGCAGTACCGGGGGCTGAACCAGGTCGAGGTCACCTTCATCGCCGACGACCGCGAGATGGACGTGGTGCTGGAGATGGACAAGAAGCCGGGACTGTTCAGCGAGGGCAGCGACTCGTACCGGGCGTTCACGGTGAACCTGCACGACTTCCAGGGGACGGACTACGCCGCGTACCTCAACCAGTGGCTCGCTGAGGTCGGCGGCCGTCGTAACTGGCTGTAG
- a CDS encoding DNA-3-methyladenine glycosylase, whose translation MNVALLAHPAEEVAPRLLGSVLSCKTSEGTVSIAITETEAYSGTADPASHAYRGRTPRNAVMFGRAGHLYVYRSHGLHWCANVVTGTDGAASAVLVRAGRVIEGEDLARSRRGERVETSRLARGPGNFCRALGITAEHNGADLLACAPVVLSEGESVPAALIKVGPRVGVSRAHDWLHRFYLAGDPTVSAYRLSPRARPSAGA comes from the coding sequence ATGAACGTCGCCCTCCTCGCCCATCCCGCTGAAGAGGTCGCCCCCAGGCTGCTCGGGAGCGTCCTCAGCTGCAAGACCTCCGAGGGCACGGTGAGCATCGCCATCACGGAGACCGAGGCGTACTCCGGAACGGCCGACCCGGCCTCCCATGCCTACCGAGGCCGGACCCCCCGCAACGCCGTGATGTTCGGACGCGCGGGACACCTGTACGTCTACCGGTCCCACGGTCTGCACTGGTGCGCCAACGTCGTCACGGGCACGGACGGCGCCGCCTCCGCCGTCCTCGTCCGGGCAGGCAGGGTCATCGAGGGCGAGGACCTGGCACGCAGCCGACGAGGGGAGCGGGTCGAGACGTCACGGCTCGCGCGGGGTCCGGGGAACTTCTGCCGGGCACTCGGCATCACGGCGGAGCACAACGGCGCAGACCTGCTGGCCTGCGCCCCGGTCGTGCTGTCCGAGGGCGAGTCGGTACCTGCCGCGCTCATCAAGGTCGGTCCTCGGGTAGGGGTGAGCAGGGCCCACGACTGGCTGCACCGGTTCTACCTCGCCGGTGATCCGACGGTCTCGGCGTATCGACTGAGCCCGCGAGCGAGGCCGTCCGCCGGAGCCTGA
- a CDS encoding YbhB/YbcL family Raf kinase inhibitor-like protein, whose translation MSEAKRAPLPHDFHPQVPSFTVTSADVEDGGVLRGAQVHSAGNTSPQLRWEGFPAETKSFAVTCFDPDAPTGSGFWHWVLFDIPASVTELPAGAGSGKFEGLPEGAVHVRNDYGTKDFGGAAPPPGDGPHRYVFTVYAVDSEKLGPGDDVSPAVVGFNLRFHTLARAQLIGEYENRG comes from the coding sequence GTGTCCGAGGCGAAGAGGGCTCCGCTGCCTCATGACTTCCATCCGCAGGTGCCGTCGTTCACCGTGACGAGTGCCGACGTCGAGGACGGCGGTGTCCTGCGGGGCGCCCAGGTCCACTCGGCGGGCAACACGTCACCGCAGCTGCGGTGGGAGGGTTTCCCCGCGGAGACGAAGAGCTTCGCCGTGACGTGCTTCGACCCCGACGCCCCGACGGGCAGCGGGTTCTGGCACTGGGTGCTGTTCGACATCCCGGCGTCGGTGACCGAACTGCCGGCGGGCGCGGGGAGCGGGAAGTTCGAAGGACTCCCCGAGGGCGCCGTGCACGTCCGCAACGACTACGGGACGAAGGACTTCGGCGGCGCGGCGCCACCGCCCGGTGACGGTCCGCACCGCTATGTGTTCACCGTGTACGCGGTGGACTCGGAGAAGCTGGGCCCCGGGGACGATGTGTCGCCCGCGGTCGTGGGCTTCAACCTGCGGTTCCACACGCTGGCCCGAGCCCAGCTGATCGGCGAGTACGAGAACCGCGGCTAG